Proteins from a genomic interval of Mycolicibacterium grossiae:
- a CDS encoding bestrophin-like domain — translation MSRWLVTTVPAGLLLLGLGLLIAGGAVLAQRYVRRRFPALLQGEHNDVTKFAYGFIGFVYAFFVGFVVSSMWGQINTADGNARAEGAAAVQLARDVAAFDAADQVRIRQALLRYEQAAIAEWDTADTTESRDADTALDELYAAYRQVRATSDVQKAALATSTSNLNEASQARTVRLLTARADTGPPWPLWVVLGVTSAMVLGTVVVYGVERSGYHYPMVAVVGVIVAANLFLILELSHPYVGAISTSSDPLQQVVRTLR, via the coding sequence ATGAGCCGATGGCTGGTGACGACGGTGCCCGCGGGCCTGCTGCTGCTCGGGCTGGGTCTCCTCATCGCGGGCGGCGCGGTCCTGGCCCAGCGTTACGTCCGACGCCGCTTCCCGGCGCTGCTGCAGGGCGAGCACAACGACGTCACCAAGTTCGCCTACGGATTCATCGGCTTCGTCTACGCCTTCTTCGTCGGCTTCGTGGTGTCCAGCATGTGGGGCCAGATCAACACCGCCGACGGCAACGCCCGCGCCGAGGGGGCGGCCGCGGTGCAGCTGGCGCGTGACGTCGCGGCGTTCGACGCGGCTGATCAGGTGCGCATCCGGCAGGCGTTGCTCCGCTACGAGCAGGCCGCCATCGCCGAGTGGGACACGGCCGACACGACGGAATCGCGGGACGCCGACACCGCCCTGGACGAGCTCTACGCCGCGTACCGGCAGGTGCGAGCGACGTCCGACGTGCAGAAGGCCGCCCTGGCGACGTCGACGTCCAACCTGAACGAGGCGAGTCAGGCGCGGACGGTCCGGCTGCTGACGGCGCGGGCGGACACCGGTCCGCCGTGGCCGCTGTGGGTGGTCCTCGGCGTCACCAGCGCCATGGTGCTCGGCACCGTCGTCGTCTACGGGGTGGAGCGCTCGGGGTACCACTATCCGATGGTGGCGGTCGTCGGCGTCATCGTCGCGGCCAACCTCTTCCTCATCCTGGAGTTGTCGCACCCGTACGTCGGCGCCATCTCCACGTCGTCGGATCCGTTGCAGCAGGTCGTCCGAACGCTGCGCTGA
- a CDS encoding tripartite tricarboxylate transporter substrate binding protein → MSIRTSLAILLAAALVAAGAGTIGVAAAAPYPTGPVTMTAGANPGSGFDLTIRSVVDALREDRIVDVPLPIQNRPGGSGADFLATMVRDHDGADDQISVTSLAMMINQVSGTSPYGYADVTMIARLLTEYFVVVTRPDSRYQNLGDVLAAVAADPAGVRVGAAHDDEAPFDLLVAAAGGDPASTRYVTHEGGGDQSDALAADAVDVAIGGVSEFVDRITSGDLRALGVLAENRLPGLDVPTAREQGFDVTLSNWRGLYGPPHMPRYAVEYWQRALATMVDSPAWQRIAERRRVTTTFMVGDDLQAFLARTQTDVQAALQST, encoded by the coding sequence GTGAGCATTCGAACCAGCCTTGCCATCCTGCTCGCCGCGGCCTTGGTCGCTGCGGGGGCGGGCACCATCGGCGTCGCGGCTGCCGCGCCATACCCCACGGGCCCAGTGACCATGACGGCGGGCGCGAACCCCGGGAGCGGGTTCGACCTGACGATCCGCTCCGTGGTCGACGCGCTACGGGAGGACCGCATCGTCGACGTGCCTTTGCCGATTCAGAACCGGCCCGGGGGCAGCGGCGCGGACTTCCTCGCCACGATGGTCCGGGATCACGACGGCGCCGACGACCAGATCTCGGTGACCTCCCTGGCCATGATGATCAATCAGGTCAGTGGCACGTCCCCGTACGGCTATGCCGACGTCACCATGATCGCGCGGCTGCTGACCGAGTACTTCGTCGTGGTGACCCGTCCGGACTCCCGCTACCAGAATCTGGGTGACGTCCTGGCGGCCGTCGCGGCGGACCCGGCCGGTGTGCGGGTCGGCGCGGCCCACGACGACGAGGCGCCCTTCGACCTGCTGGTGGCGGCCGCGGGAGGAGATCCGGCGTCGACCCGCTACGTGACCCACGAGGGCGGCGGCGATCAGAGCGACGCACTGGCCGCCGACGCGGTCGACGTCGCCATCGGCGGGGTCAGCGAGTTCGTCGACCGGATCACCTCCGGGGACCTGCGGGCGCTCGGCGTGCTGGCCGAGAACCGCCTCCCCGGCCTCGACGTTCCCACGGCACGCGAGCAGGGCTTCGACGTGACGCTCTCGAACTGGCGTGGGCTCTACGGACCACCGCACATGCCGCGCTACGCCGTCGAGTACTGGCAGCGGGCGCTGGCCACGATGGTGGACTCGCCGGCATGGCAGCGGATCGCCGAGCGCCGTCGCGTCACCACCACGTTCATGGTCGGCGATGACCTCCAGGCCTTCCTCGCCAGGACGCAGACCGACGTCCAGGCTGCGCTGCAGTCGACGTGA
- a CDS encoding DMT family transporter — protein sequence MTAPAAVGHRPENLALAALLSTAAFFGVALVGALAKASGQYASTGVILLAQNVVGLLCVLPVAVRGGRAFVRTDRILLHLLRAATGTACWYALFFAITRIPLATATLLTYSAPLWMPLIAWAVSRQRVAGATWLGASLGFLGVVLVLRPTAGGLGVGELAAFAGALLLATAMMTVRWLGATEPMARVLFYYFVLSTLLAVPFAVVQWRPVPAAGWAWLVAIGVAQVSSQALIVLAYRHAPAEKVGPVIYSVIVFTALIDWVVWRHPPTLVTYVGMALVIGGGLVAVRARPRSDERGALHPDEGSPR from the coding sequence GTGACCGCACCCGCCGCCGTGGGCCACCGTCCGGAGAACCTCGCCCTGGCCGCACTGCTGAGCACCGCCGCGTTCTTCGGCGTGGCGCTGGTCGGAGCGCTGGCCAAGGCGTCCGGCCAGTACGCCTCGACGGGCGTGATCCTGTTGGCGCAGAACGTGGTTGGACTGCTCTGCGTGCTGCCGGTGGCCGTGCGCGGCGGCCGGGCCTTCGTCCGCACTGACCGGATCTTGCTGCACCTGCTGCGGGCCGCCACCGGAACCGCCTGCTGGTACGCGCTGTTCTTCGCCATCACCCGCATCCCGCTGGCCACCGCCACCCTGCTGACGTACAGCGCGCCGCTGTGGATGCCGCTGATCGCCTGGGCGGTCTCACGGCAGCGCGTGGCCGGAGCGACCTGGCTGGGGGCGAGCCTCGGCTTTCTCGGCGTGGTGCTGGTGCTGCGCCCTACCGCCGGCGGTCTGGGCGTCGGCGAGCTGGCGGCGTTCGCCGGAGCGCTGCTGCTGGCGACGGCGATGATGACGGTGCGGTGGTTGGGCGCCACCGAGCCGATGGCCCGGGTGCTGTTCTACTACTTCGTCCTCTCGACGCTCCTCGCCGTGCCATTCGCCGTCGTTCAGTGGCGTCCGGTACCGGCCGCCGGCTGGGCGTGGTTGGTGGCCATCGGTGTGGCGCAGGTGTCGTCGCAGGCGCTGATCGTGCTGGCCTACCGCCATGCGCCGGCGGAGAAGGTGGGACCCGTCATCTATTCGGTCATCGTCTTCACCGCGCTCATCGATTGGGTGGTGTGGCGGCATCCGCCGACGCTGGTCACCTACGTCGGCATGGCGCTCGTGATCGGTGGCGGGCTGGTCGCCGTGCGCGCCCGGCCCCGATCGGACGAGCGCGGTGCCCTGCATCCCGACGAAGGGTCGCCGCGATGA
- a CDS encoding three-helix bundle dimerization domain-containing protein, whose amino-acid sequence MAQHSAEDVLIKQVVDRLSATFPQVPSDTVTSVVAQQHSRFEGRPLRDFVPLFVERGSRSELAKLAP is encoded by the coding sequence ATGGCACAGCACAGCGCCGAGGACGTCTTGATCAAGCAGGTGGTCGACCGGTTGAGCGCCACCTTCCCGCAGGTTCCGTCGGACACCGTCACGTCCGTGGTGGCGCAGCAGCATTCGCGCTTCGAGGGTCGGCCCCTGCGGGATTTCGTCCCGCTGTTCGTGGAACGCGGATCGCGCAGCGAACTCGCGAAGCTCGCCCCCTAG